In Zingiber officinale cultivar Zhangliang chromosome 6A, Zo_v1.1, whole genome shotgun sequence, a single genomic region encodes these proteins:
- the LOC121996975 gene encoding protein FAF-like, chloroplastic produces MPLAVMQRSPAAASFLDRLGWQTPADKYISDDDCPDPPGRDEEQPGQMEVWSAIQCQKDEAAPVSAPYVHPLVRRSSSSLSQRSLKICTESLGSETGSDDFFSFGDGSDLDLEFGEDENEEEVEDVSVAVAAEEAAERPRGKELTSVNYHCSISMRSPVRSFPPPLPSISQRDGRCIHMRPHRRDGRLVVEAVSVPSQNYLHAQRVDGRLLLSFIEATYGDEPGYDEFSDASQATTGSTLPRGQEEEHDVKERQIKEEEEIELDEEKCYEEVEEKDCYEEEEEEEEEEVEVVDRGTMVEVKVSTQPQKQTGTMKVHRSSLVINKFIGGMPSTDRVRTPEIVDNPSRDESKPKHTVPPTHLLPRRASPPTTSAAAAAAAAASTLGSYRGLWLGEDHIPAPDTKLLFTAKRQNLEGLLHDMRRCSQLWQPLFIWEPWCIATSS; encoded by the coding sequence ATGCCGTTGGCTGTCATGCAGAGATCTCCTGCTGCTGCCTCGTTCTTGGACAGGCTGGGCTGGCAGACGCCGGCGGATAAATATATCAGCGACGACGACTGCCCTGATCCTCCAGGGCGCGATGAGGAGCAGCCCGGACAAATGGAGGTGTGGAGCGCCATCCAATGTCAGAAGGATGAGGCAGCTCCGGTGTCGGCTCCTTATGTTCATCCTCTGGTGCGGCGGTCCTCGAGCTCGTTGAGCCAGAGGAGCCTCAAGATTTGCACGGAGAGTCTCGGCTCCGAGACCGGCTCCGACGACTTCTTTTCCTTCGGGGACGGTAGCGACCTCGACCTCGAGTTCGGAGAGGATGAGAATGAAGAGGAAGTGGAGGATGTTTCCGTTGCTGTTGCCGCAGAGGAGGCGGCGGAGCGTCCCCGAGGGAAGGAACTGACGTCGGTGAACTACCATTGTTCCATCAGCATGCGGTCGCCGGTGAGGTCGTTCCCTCCGCCGCTCCCCTCCATCTCTCAGCGCGATGGGCGGTGCATCCACATGCGGCCTCATCGCCGCGACGGCCGCCTCGTCGTCGAGGCCGTGTCTGTTCCTTCTCAGAACTACCTTCACGCCCAGCGCGTGGATGGCCGCCTCCTCCTCTCTTTCATCGAAGCTACCTATGGAGATGAGCCTGGTTATGATGAGTTCAGTGATGCCTCCCAGGCTACCACCGGAAGCACTCTGCCTCGAGGACAGGAAGAAGAACATGATGTTAAAGAAAGACAaattaaggaggaagaagaaatagAGTTAGATGAAGAGAAATGCTATGAAGAAGTAGAGGAGAAGGATTGctatgaagaagaggaagaggaagaggaagaggaagtggaAGTGGTGGACAGAGGAACCATGGTGGAAGTGAAGGTGAGCACACAGCCCCAGAAACAGACCGGCACCATGAAAGTTCATCGCTCTTCCCTCGTCATCAACAAGTTTATCGGCGGCATGCCGTCCACCGACCGCGTCCGAACTCCGGAGATTGTTGACAACCCGAGCCGCGACGAAAGCAAACCGAAACACACTGTTCCACCTACGCACCTACTACCCAGGCGAGCCTCACCGCCAACCACCTCCGCAGCGGCAGCAGCTGCGGCAGCGGCGTCCACTCTCGGCAGCTACAGAGGACTATGGCTCGGCGAGGACCACATTCCGGCGCCGGACACCAAGTTGCTCTTCACCGCCAAGCGGCAGAACCTGGAAGGGTTGCTGCACGACATGAGGCGGTGCAGCCAGCTCTGGCAGCCGTTGTTCATTTGGGAACCGTGGTGCATTGCGACTTCCTCCTGA